Genomic DNA from Rhodothermales bacterium:
TCGCGACTCTTCGTGCGTCTGCCCGCCAGCATCGACGCGAACCGGCAACGCTGGGAAACGAGCCGGCTCCCCCACCTCTTCCGGACGTCCGACAACGAAACGAGCTGCCTGAGCGGCACGCAGCGAAGCTACTTCCACCTGATCGGACTCACCTTCGAGCACGTGGCCAACGAAGGCCAGCAGGGAGCGGTTTGCATTGGCGGCGAGGGCTCGCTGCTGGAGGACGTGACGGTGCGCTGGACCAATGGCGCCGGCTTCCTGATATCCGGAGCCGGCCAGACCGTGCGCGGCGCGGCGGCCTGGTATAACGGGATGACCGGCATCCGGGGGGAACGGTGCGACCGGTGTCTGCTGGAGCACAGCCTGTCCCGGCGCAACAACTGGAAAGGGTATGCCCCGTTCTGGGAGTCCGGTGGCGGAAAATGGCTCTACACGACGCGCTCGGTATTTAGATACCTCGAGTTCTCGGAGAACGAGGGGCCCGGTCTCTGGCTCGATGCCTACAACACCGGCAACACGGTGGAATCCAGTCGATTCCACGGCAACTACGGCGTCAACCTCTTTATCGAACTCCAGAGCAACGACAACGTGGTGCGCAACAACGTGATGACCGGGGCGCGCTATGCGCGGCCTTCCTTCTTCGGGTACGGACTCCTCATTCATGCGAGCGACCGCAACCTGGTGCTGCACAACACGATGATGGCGAACGAAGGGGGCGGCATGCGCATTCGCGCAGACAGCCGCGGCGCGGCGGTCGAGAATCGATACGACAACAACCTCTTCATCGCCAACCTCAGGTTCCAGGGGCTGACGGGGCGCGATCTCGCTTTCGAAAACCACCGGACGCTCGAAGCCGCCCGATCCAATCAGGGCGACGGCAATGTGTTCTGGCGCCGGCGGTACGCCACGAGTTCGTACCAGACCTTCTACCTGCGCCTGCTCAACGCCTCGGGAAGCGACATCCTGAGCACCTCCGATCTCGCCGCCTGGCAGCTGCGTCTTCAAACCGACCTCCACTCCTGGTCGTTGTCGCCCGACGCCGCACACGGACTGGACACGACCGATACGCTGGCGGGCTGGCGGATGCGCGAGGCCTCGATCCTCCGTGGCACAGCACACCCCCTCGCCCGGGTGGAGACCGACATCGACGGCGAGGCGCGGCCGGCGGACGGGGCCGACCCGGGCGCCGACCAGTACGGAGGCCCGGGCCCCCGCTTGATCGCCCCGGGCGACGCCTCGGCCGATGGCCGGCTCACCGCGTACGACGCCTCGCTCATCCTTCGGAGTCTGCGGGGCATCGCCACGGGCCCGGGCGCGTACGATGCGACGGGAGACGGCCGCGTGGATGCCGGCGATGTCGTCTATCTTCTCAAACGCATTGCCGCCGGCCACTGAACCGCTCAGCGCAGGCCGCTGACATGCCGCGCGATGACCAGCCGCTGGATCTCGCTCGTGCCTTCATAGATCTCCGTGATCTTGGCGTCCCGGAAATACCGTTCGAGCGGCAGTTCCTTGCTGTATCCGATGCCGCCGTGAATCTGGATGGCCTGGGTCGTCACCCACATCGCCGTTTCGCTCGCGTATAGCTTCGCCATGCTGGCTTCGAGGGTGTACCGACCGCCGTGGCGGAGCGCGTGCATCTTCGCGAGCGCGGCCTGATAGATCAGCAGCCGGCTCGCCTCGATGCGGACCTTCATGTCCGCCATCTTCTGCTGGATCATCTCGAACTGGCCGATCTTCTGGCCAAAGGCCTCCCGCTCGCCGGCGTACGCGACGGCCGCCTCGAACGCCGCCTCGGCGATGCCCAGCGCCTGGGCCGCGATGCCGATACGACCGGTGTCCAGAACCTGCATCGCGATCTTGAAGCCTTCGCCTTCCTGACCGATCCGGTTTTCGACGGGGCATTCGTAGTTATCGAAGTGAATTTCGCTCGTCACACTGGCGCGAATGCCCATTTTGTGTTCCGGCTTGCCCCGATGAAAACCCGCCCGGTCGGTGTCGATGATGAACGCCGTAATGCCCTTGTACCCCTTGTCGGGGTCCGTCATCGTAAACAACAGAATCGTATCCGCCACGGGTCCCGAGCTGACCCACGACTTGTTTCCGTTGATTACGTAGTGGGTGCCCGCGGCATTCAGGACCGCCCGGCTCCGCATCTGGCTGGCATCGCTGCCGCTGGACGGCTCGGTGAGGCTGTAGGCGCCGATGCGTTCACCGCTAGCGACCGGTTTCAGGTATTTCTGCTTCTGCTCCTCCGTGCCGGCCTGCAGCAGGGTGTGGCCAAACAGGGAGTTGTTGACCGACATGATGGTGCCGTGGCTGGCGTCGGCCTTGCTGATTTCGGTCAGCGCGAGCACATAGGCCAGCGTATCCATGCCGGCGCCGCCATAGGCTTCCGGGATTTCGATCCCCATGAATCCATACCGCCCCAGTTCCTTGATCGTCTCCATGGGAAACGTGGCCGTCTCGTCATGATGGGCCGCGATCGGAGCGATGGCTTGCTCGGCAAACTCACGCGCGGTTTGCTGGATGAGCCGATGATCCTCGGTGATGAAGTCGAACATACAAACTGCCTCCGGCCGTCTTGCCAAACGATTAACAGTGTTAACCTAGTATACAATCGAAAAGCCTGTATGACCATTATCGAACGCGTGAAGATCAGGAAAAGCGCTTTTGTTTCGTGAGGGCGCCGCGGGTGGCGTCGCCGGACGGCGCGGCAAATTGACTTGACCCATGGGGCGCGCTATACTCACCCCATCCGTCTCCGCTTCCCTGCATCCCTATGCCAGCGTCACGTTCCTTCGGCCTCGCCGGCCTGGTCCTCCTCGCGCTCCTCACCCTCGCCGGCTGCGCCGACACCCCCTCGCTGACGATTGCGACGGTCAATAACGCCGACATGATCATCATGCAGCGCCTGTCGCCGGCGTTCGAGGAGGCGACCGGCATACGCATCAACTGGGTCGTGCTCGAAGAAAACATACTCCGCCAGCGCGTGACCACGGACATCGCCACGGGAGGCGGGCAGTTCGACATCGTCACCATCGGATCCTACGAGACACCCCTCTGGGCGCGACAGGGCTGGCTGACGCCGCTCAACGATCTCGGCGAATCCTACGCGTACGAGGATCTCCTGCCTTCCGTACGGCAAAGCCTGTCCCTCGGCGACTCCCTCTTTGCCGTCCCCTTTTACGCCGAAAGCTCGTTCACCTACTACCGCACGGACCTGTTCGCGCAGGCCGGCATCGCGATGCCCGACGCGCCGACCTACGAGCAGATCGCATCCTACGCACAACGGCTTCATGACCCGGCGAACAGCCAGTACGGGATTTGCCTTCGCGGGAAACCGGGCTGGGGCGAAAACATGGCGTACTTCAACACCGTGCTGAATACGTTTGGCGGCCGCTGGTTCGACATGAACTGGATGCCGCAACTGACGTCCCCCGAATGGCATACGGCTCTGCAGTTCTACGTCGACCTGTTGACCCGATACGGCCCTCCCGGCGCTGCATCGAATGGCCACAACGAAAACAGGGCGCTCTTCGCCTCCGGCAACTGCGCGATGTGGATCGACGCGACGGCCGCCGCCGGCCACCTGTACAACCCGAGCGACAGCAAGGTGTACGACAAGATCGGCTTCACCCGTGCGCCCGTTGCGGTAACGGAAAACGGTTCGAGCTGGGTGTGGGTCTGGGCGCTCGCCATTCCCGCCACGAGCCGGCATGCGGACGCCGCCCGGCAATTCGTCGCCTGGGCGACGTCGGCCGCGTACATCCGCATGGTCGGCGAAAAAGAGGGGTGGACGGTGGCTCCCCCGGGTACACGCCGTTCGACCTACGCCAATCCGGACTACCGGGCGGCCGCTCCCTTTGCATCGTTCACGGAAGCGGCCATCCTGTCGGTGGATCCTGCCCACCCCACACGCGACCCGGTGCCGTATACCGGCATTCAATATGTCGCCATCCCCGAGTTCCAGGGGCTGGGCACGGAGATCGGCCAGATCGTCGCCGGCGCCCTGGCAGGACGCCAGAGCGTCGACGAGGCGCTGGAGCGCGCGCAGGCCGTCGCCGTCCGCACCATGCAGGACGCCGGCTACCTGCGCTAGCGGAAACGAGCCGACGATGGATGCACGCGCTCAACGGGACGGAACGGACGATGCACGGTCGACACGCCGTATCGGTCGACTCCTGCTTGCGCCGGCTACCGGGGCGCTCGCCGTGTGGATGCTGGTCCCGCTCGCGATGACGCTCTGGTTCTCGTTCCAGCGCTACAACCTCCTGAACCCGCAATCCCGCGGCCCCGCCGGCTGGTCCAACTACGCCGCCCTCCTCGGCGAAGCGACGCTGTGGACCGCCCTCCTCAATACGATCGCCCTTGTGGGCGGCGTCCTGGTGCTTTCGGTGATCGGGGGGCTCGTGGTTGCCGCGATTTTCGACGAGCCTTTTCCAGGCCGGCGCGCGGCCCGGCTCCTGGTCATCGCGCCGTTTTTCGTTATGCCCACGGTGAGCGCGCTCGTCTGGAAGAATCTGCTGCTGCACCCGGTCAACGGACTTCTCGCCGCCGCATTGCATGGCTTCGGGCTGCCGGCAATCGATGCGTTTACGGACTGGCCCATGAGCTCCATCGTGCTCATCGTGGCCTGGCAATGGACCCCGTTCGCGGCGCTGATCTTCATGACCTCCATGCAGTCGATCGATCCCTCGATCGGCGAAGCGGCCGCCCTCGACGGGGCCGGCTGGCATACCCGGTTCTTCCATCTCGTGCTGCCGCATCTGGGGCGCGCGATCGGCGTCGTGGTTATGATCGAGTCCATTTTTCTCCTGTCCACGTTCGCGGAGATCCTCGTCACCACCAGCGGCGGGCCCGGGCTGGCGACCACCAATCTGGCCTACCTCATCTACCTCAAGGCGCTGCTGCAGTACGACGTTGGCTACGCCTCCGCCGGCGGCGTCATCGCGATCCTCCTGGCCAACGCCGTCGCGGTCTTTTTCATGCGCACCGTTTCCCGATCCCTGGCAGCCTGACGATGCAATCCACTCCCCGCACCCGAACCCTCCTGGCGGTCCTGGGCTGGACGCTGGCCGGCCTGTTCTTCCTGCCCATAGGTTGGATGATGATCGCGAGTTTCAAGACGGAGGTCGATGCCATCGGCGCGCCGACCCTCCTGTTTGCGCCCACGCTGGAGAACTATGCGGCCGTCCATCAGCGCGCCAACTACCTGCTTTCGGCCACGAACAGCCTGTCGCTCTCGCTGGGAGGGACGCTCCTTGGCCTGGTTCTGGCGGTGCCGGCCGCGTACAGCCTGGCGTTTCTGCGCACCAAGCGGGCGCAGTCCATACTCGTCTGGATGTTATCCACCAAAATGTTGCCGTCCGCCGGCGTGCTGGTGCCGATGTACCTGATCTTCACGCGCGCCCGGCTGCTCGACACCCACCTCGGGATGATCGTCCTCTATGCGCTCCTGAATGCGCCGGTGTTGATCTGGCTGCTCTACAGCTTTTTCCGGGAAATCCCGGGCGAGATATTGGATGCGAGCCGCATCGACGGCGCTTCGGCCTTCGATGAATTGCGGCATATCCTGATGCCGCTCACCCTGCCCGGGATCGTCTCAGCGGCGCTGCTCTCCGTCATCCTCTGCTGGAACGAAGCCTTCTGGAGCCTCAACCTGACGACCACCCGCGCGGCGCCGCTCACGGTGTTCATTGCGTCGTTCTCGGCGCCGGAAGGTCTCTTCTGGGCCAAGCTGTCCGCCGCCTCCACGATGGCCATCGCGCCGATCCTGCTCCTCGGCTGGCTCAGCCAGAAACACCTCGTGCGCGGGCTCACCTTCGGCGCCGTGAAGTAGAACCTCCCTATCCCCCGTCAGCACGCTGCCCGGCAGCATCAACGCATCCCCGCATTCGCCTTGGAAGCCATCGTTTTTCCCGCCGCCTTCGAAAGCAGGTTCTCGCATGTGGATGACCCCGTCTGCGGTCCCGACGAAGTCATGATCTCCATCGAGGCGTCGGGCATCTGCGGCACCGACCTGCACATTTACCGTAACGAGTATCTGTCCGGATTCCCCTTGATTCCTGGACATGAATTCGGGGGCATCGTCGAGGCGGTGGGGTCTGCGGTACAGACCGGTATCCGTGCCGGGGACCGCGTGGCCGTCGACCCGAACCTGTACTGCGGATACTGCGATTTTTGCCGGAAAGAGCAGTCGAATCATTGCGCCAACTGGCAGGGCATCGGCATCACGCGCGCCGGCGGTTTCGCGCAGCGCGCGGCCGTGCCGGCACGTGCGTGTTACGCCGTCCCCTCGTCGTTCACCGCCCGACAACTCGCTTTTATCGAACCGCTCGCGTGCGTCTGCTACGGGATGTCGCGCCTGCCGGTACGCCCCGCCGACCGCATCCTGCTCTTCGGCGGTGGGCCGATCGGCCTGCTGCTCGTACAGGCCCTGCGCCACGCCGGCGCAAGCCAGATCACGGTCGTGGATAAGCAGCCTGACCGCCTCAGGCTGGCGGAGCAGCTGGGTGCCACCTCGGTCCGCCCCGCCGGCAGCGGGTTGGATACGGCACTGCGGCAACTCGCGCCCGGCGGATTCGATATCGTGGTGGATGCGACCGGCGTGCCGGCCGTCATCGAGCGCGGCTTCGCCTACCTGCGCCCCCGGGGACGGTACCTCATGTTCGGCGTGGCCCCGAAGGACGCCTCGATCCGGGTGACGCCCTTCGACATCTTCAAGAACGACTGGCAGATCATCGGCAGTTTCGCCCTCTGCTACACGTTCCAGCAGGCCATCGCCTGGCTGGAGACCGGCGTCATCGATGTCGAGCCGCTCGTGAGCCATACCGCCCCGCTGCGCGACTTCCCTTCGCTATTCGACGCGTTCAGCCGAGGAGAAACGATGAAGGTGCATCTCCTCCCCAATGCCTGACGTAGCGTGCTCGAACGACAACCGACTCCCATCATGATCCGCGCCCTCATCCCCGAACCGCATCGCATCCAGCTGGTCAAGCAAGACATCCCCAGGCCGGCAGCCGGCGAAGCCCTGCTTCGCATCCGCGCGGTGGGCATCTGCGGTTCCGACCTCCACACGTTCGAAGGAAAACATCCGTACGTAACCTACCCGGTGTGGCCCGGCCACGAAGTCTGCGGCGAAGTCGTCGATGTCGGCCGGCACACCCCGGGCACGTTATTGGGTCGAAAAGTCGTCATCGAGCCTTCCCTGCCGGCAGGCAGGATGCCTCGGTTCGAGCCGGGTCGCTACAACATCGCGTCCGACCTCAAGGTCATGGGCTTTCAGGCGCCCGGCGCCATGGCGGAGTACTTCACCTTGCCGGTCGATCGCCTCCATCCCGTTCCCGACACCTTTTCCGATGCCATGGCCGCCTGTGTCGAACCCGCCTCGGTGGCGGTCCACGGCGTACGGCGCGCGGGGAACGTGGCCGGCCTGGACATCGGCGTCGTGGGCGGCGGCACGATCGGCATGCTGACCGCGATGGTGGCCACGGCGTACGGCGCCGGCAGCGTTCGCCTGATCGAACCCGACGCGGAGCGGCGCACCCTGGCGGCTTCCATGGGGTTGAGCGCCATCGAAGCCGCCGAGATGCATGCGTTCGATGTCGTGTTCGAATGCGTCGGACTCGAAGCAGCGCTCCGCGCCTCGCTCCTCGCCTGCCGAAAAGGGGCGCGACTCGTGGTGCTGGGGGTATTCGGGGCCGAAGCGTCCGTGCCGTTCGGGTTTGTCCAGGATTGGGAGTTGGACGTCAAGGGGTCGTTGATGTACACGGGAGACGATTTTCGCGAAGCGATTCGTCTGCTCGAAAACGGCCGCTTCGTCATCGAGCGCCTGGTGACGCATCGATTCCCGCTGGCGCAGGTCGATCTGGCCTTCGATACGGCGCTCAAGCGCAGCGGCGTATTGAAAGTGCTGCTGGAAGTGTGACGCCGGCCTACGTCGGATAAAACCGAGCGCCCTGCGCTGCCATGTCGCGCAGGCGAGGGACCGGCTCGAATCGCCGGCCATACGTTTGCTGCAACTCCTCCATGCGGCTGACGACGGCGGCCGCGCCGGCCGCATCGATGTAGCGGAAGGGTCCGCCGGTGAACGGCGGAAAACCGATCCCCATCACGGCGCCCAGATCGCCGTCGACGGCTTTCTCGATGACGCCCTCCGCCAGACAGCGCACCGCTTCGTTCAGCATGAGCATCAGCGGCCGATCCTGCAGCACATCGACTGCCCACGTCGCATCGCCCTTCCCCTTGAAAAATGTGTACGCCGTCGGGTCGACGCCGCGTCGCCTGCTCTTTCGCTTGTCGTAGCGATAGAAGCCGCTTCCGTTCTTCTTGCCCAGACGCCCCGCCTCATGCATCGCGACGACCGCGCGGCTGACGACGAACCCCGGACGGTGGGCGAACAGTGTTTCGCTGCTCTGGACAACATGGGACGCGATGTCGAGCCCGACTTCGTCAAAGAGCCGTAACGGCCCCACCGGAAACCCTTTTTGCTGCAACGCCCGATCGATCGCATCGATGCCGGCGCCCTCATCCAGAAGCAGCAGCGCCTCGTTCATGTACGGCGCGAGGATCCGGTTGACGTAAAACCCCGGGCTATCCTTCACCACGATACACGTCTTCCCCTGCCGGATGCCAACCGCATACCCGGTAGCCAGGACCCAGTCCGCCGTATACGCGGTGCGGACGATCTCCAGCAGCGGCATCCGCGTCACAGGCGAAAAATAATGCATCCCGATCACGCATTCGGGCCGGTCGGTGGCCTCGGCCATCTCGGTGATGGAGAGCGACGACGTGTTGGACGCCAGGATCATGTCGTTGCGCGCTTTCGCCAGGATGTCGGCGATCACGATTTGCTTCACGTCCATGCGCTCGACCACCGCCTCGATGGCGAGGTCAACCTGATCGAACCCTTCGTAGGACAACTGGCCACGCAGCCGGCCCAGGGTCTCCTCCGCCTCGATCGGCGTCAGGGCATGGTAGCGCACCTTCTTCTCCAGTTCCCGCCACATGGCGCTCCGGGCGTTCGCGAGCACATCCTCACGGATGTCCTTCAGCACCACCTCCATATCCTGCATCAGACTCACTTCGGCAATGCCCGCTCCCATGAAGCCGGCGCCGACCACCGCCAGCGTCTGAACGGGGCGCACTAGATCCGGATGGGGCGTTTTTTTGTTTTCGGTCACCGCGAAGAACAACCCGCGCATCGCGCGGCTCTCGGGTGATAGCAACAGCGGCTCGAATAGCTCCAGCTCGCGTTCGTAGCCCGCATCCACGCCCCTTTTGTACCCGGTTTCGACACAGTCGAGGATCGCCGGCACGGCGGGATAGTTGCCGCGTGATTCGCGCAGGGCGCGCTTGCGGGCCTGACTGAAAAGGATGGACCGGCCGAGCGGATTGTCTTCCAGGAGCCGATCCATGAGCGAACGCCGCGGCGAACGGGGCGCATCGCCGGCGGCCAGCCGGGTCGCATACACGGTGGCGGCATGGTGCAGTTTGTGCCGATCCACCAGATCGTCCACCAGCCCCATTTTTCTGGCCTGATGGGCGTAGACATTCCGCCCCGTCAGCATCATGTCGAGCGCGCGCTGTATCCCGACCTGCCGCGGCAGCCGCTGCGTGCCGCCGCCGCCCGGGAAAAGACCGAGCCTGACTTCCGGCAGCGCCAGGCGGGTGGTTGGATGGTTCGAGGCGATGCGGCCCCGGCAGGCCAGCGCCAGTTCGGTGCCCAGGCCCATGCACGCGCCGTGAATCGCCGCGACACAGGGCTTCGCGCTGCGCTCCAGGCGAAGCAGCGCGCGGTGTCCCAGCGCCTGTATCGGCCGAAACGCCCCGGGTTGCTCGATGGCGAACGCCTTGATGTCCGCCCCTGCGATGAAGTTGTCCTTGCGACTGATCAGTACGATGGCCTTCACGGCGTCGTCCGCCTCGATGCGGTCGAATACAGTCGCCAGCACCTCGATCACCGCCGGCGAAATGATGTTCTGCGGCTCCAGACGGTGGTCGATCCAGAGGGTGGCGACGCCGTCGGCCTGTTCGATGGTGAGTACGTCTTCGATGTGCATGGCGTCAGGCCCCGTAGCGTTTAATCACCATGGCATGGCCCTGCGCGCCGGCGGCGCAGGCGGCGAGCAGGCCGACGGTGCCGCCCTCATGGCGCAGTCGATTCGCCGTCGTGGTCATGAGCCGTGCCCCCGTGGCCCCGAACGGATGGCCGATGGATAACGAGCCCCCCCACTGGTTGAACCGATCCATATCGATCCGGCCGACCGCCCGATCTCGACCGAGATGGCGGCGCGCAAAGTCATCCGACGCGAGGGCTTCGAGGTTCGCCAGGATCTGGCCGGCAAACGCTTCATGAAACTCGATGACGTTGAAGTCCGACAGCGTCATGCCCACGCGGTCCAGCAACCGGGAGACGGCGTACGTCGGCCCAAGCAGCAAGGCGTCGGTCAGATCCTGACCGGTAAACGTAAAATCGATCACCTCGGCGAGCGGCTCGAAACCGAGTTCGCGCGCCGCGTCTTCGCTCATGAGCAA
This window encodes:
- a CDS encoding right-handed parallel beta-helix repeat-containing protein codes for the protein MRLPFWLLVTSILLVNTADVDAQSCVLPRNCGAGAVCVAGGVCRPVREALGQDGDRLFWVDGAAGDDRSAGTEAAPWATIGRSMQPGVLRPGDAVIVREGRYHEAIVPPAGGLPGRPIRLLAFPGDSVIVSGAMPLNGSWLREGGDWVLPWPFPPLWTRRVHDGVPQDDDARRRDVIILNGQMLKPVYRREDLYESAFYLEGSPDAPSRLFVRLPASIDANRQRWETSRLPHLFRTSDNETSCLSGTQRSYFHLIGLTFEHVANEGQQGAVCIGGEGSLLEDVTVRWTNGAGFLISGAGQTVRGAAAWYNGMTGIRGERCDRCLLEHSLSRRNNWKGYAPFWESGGGKWLYTTRSVFRYLEFSENEGPGLWLDAYNTGNTVESSRFHGNYGVNLFIELQSNDNVVRNNVMTGARYARPSFFGYGLLIHASDRNLVLHNTMMANEGGGMRIRADSRGAAVENRYDNNLFIANLRFQGLTGRDLAFENHRTLEAARSNQGDGNVFWRRRYATSSYQTFYLRLLNASGSDILSTSDLAAWQLRLQTDLHSWSLSPDAAHGLDTTDTLAGWRMREASILRGTAHPLARVETDIDGEARPADGADPGADQYGGPGPRLIAPGDASADGRLTAYDASLILRSLRGIATGPGAYDATGDGRVDAGDVVYLLKRIAAGH
- a CDS encoding acyl-CoA dehydrogenase family protein, which codes for MFDFITEDHRLIQQTAREFAEQAIAPIAAHHDETATFPMETIKELGRYGFMGIEIPEAYGGAGMDTLAYVLALTEISKADASHGTIMSVNNSLFGHTLLQAGTEEQKQKYLKPVASGERIGAYSLTEPSSGSDASQMRSRAVLNAAGTHYVINGNKSWVSSGPVADTILLFTMTDPDKGYKGITAFIIDTDRAGFHRGKPEHKMGIRASVTSEIHFDNYECPVENRIGQEGEGFKIAMQVLDTGRIGIAAQALGIAEAAFEAAVAYAGEREAFGQKIGQFEMIQQKMADMKVRIEASRLLIYQAALAKMHALRHGGRYTLEASMAKLYASETAMWVTTQAIQIHGGIGYSKELPLERYFRDAKITEIYEGTSEIQRLVIARHVSGLR
- a CDS encoding sugar ABC transporter substrate-binding protein — its product is MPASRSFGLAGLVLLALLTLAGCADTPSLTIATVNNADMIIMQRLSPAFEEATGIRINWVVLEENILRQRVTTDIATGGGQFDIVTIGSYETPLWARQGWLTPLNDLGESYAYEDLLPSVRQSLSLGDSLFAVPFYAESSFTYYRTDLFAQAGIAMPDAPTYEQIASYAQRLHDPANSQYGICLRGKPGWGENMAYFNTVLNTFGGRWFDMNWMPQLTSPEWHTALQFYVDLLTRYGPPGAASNGHNENRALFASGNCAMWIDATAAAGHLYNPSDSKVYDKIGFTRAPVAVTENGSSWVWVWALAIPATSRHADAARQFVAWATSAAYIRMVGEKEGWTVAPPGTRRSTYANPDYRAAAPFASFTEAAILSVDPAHPTRDPVPYTGIQYVAIPEFQGLGTEIGQIVAGALAGRQSVDEALERAQAVAVRTMQDAGYLR
- a CDS encoding sugar ABC transporter permease; the protein is MDARAQRDGTDDARSTRRIGRLLLAPATGALAVWMLVPLAMTLWFSFQRYNLLNPQSRGPAGWSNYAALLGEATLWTALLNTIALVGGVLVLSVIGGLVVAAIFDEPFPGRRAARLLVIAPFFVMPTVSALVWKNLLLHPVNGLLAAALHGFGLPAIDAFTDWPMSSIVLIVAWQWTPFAALIFMTSMQSIDPSIGEAAALDGAGWHTRFFHLVLPHLGRAIGVVVMIESIFLLSTFAEILVTTSGGPGLATTNLAYLIYLKALLQYDVGYASAGGVIAILLANAVAVFFMRTVSRSLAA
- a CDS encoding carbohydrate ABC transporter permease encodes the protein MQSTPRTRTLLAVLGWTLAGLFFLPIGWMMIASFKTEVDAIGAPTLLFAPTLENYAAVHQRANYLLSATNSLSLSLGGTLLGLVLAVPAAYSLAFLRTKRAQSILVWMLSTKMLPSAGVLVPMYLIFTRARLLDTHLGMIVLYALLNAPVLIWLLYSFFREIPGEILDASRIDGASAFDELRHILMPLTLPGIVSAALLSVILCWNEAFWSLNLTTTRAAPLTVFIASFSAPEGLFWAKLSAASTMAIAPILLLGWLSQKHLVRGLTFGAVK
- a CDS encoding zinc-dependent alcohol dehydrogenase family protein; translation: MEAIVFPAAFESRFSHVDDPVCGPDEVMISIEASGICGTDLHIYRNEYLSGFPLIPGHEFGGIVEAVGSAVQTGIRAGDRVAVDPNLYCGYCDFCRKEQSNHCANWQGIGITRAGGFAQRAAVPARACYAVPSSFTARQLAFIEPLACVCYGMSRLPVRPADRILLFGGGPIGLLLVQALRHAGASQITVVDKQPDRLRLAEQLGATSVRPAGSGLDTALRQLAPGGFDIVVDATGVPAVIERGFAYLRPRGRYLMFGVAPKDASIRVTPFDIFKNDWQIIGSFALCYTFQQAIAWLETGVIDVEPLVSHTAPLRDFPSLFDAFSRGETMKVHLLPNA
- a CDS encoding alcohol dehydrogenase catalytic domain-containing protein, with translation MIRALIPEPHRIQLVKQDIPRPAAGEALLRIRAVGICGSDLHTFEGKHPYVTYPVWPGHEVCGEVVDVGRHTPGTLLGRKVVIEPSLPAGRMPRFEPGRYNIASDLKVMGFQAPGAMAEYFTLPVDRLHPVPDTFSDAMAACVEPASVAVHGVRRAGNVAGLDIGVVGGGTIGMLTAMVATAYGAGSVRLIEPDAERRTLAASMGLSAIEAAEMHAFDVVFECVGLEAALRASLLACRKGARLVVLGVFGAEASVPFGFVQDWELDVKGSLMYTGDDFREAIRLLENGRFVIERLVTHRFPLAQVDLAFDTALKRSGVLKVLLEV
- a CDS encoding 3-hydroxyacyl-CoA dehydrogenase NAD-binding domain-containing protein, whose protein sequence is MHIEDVLTIEQADGVATLWIDHRLEPQNIISPAVIEVLATVFDRIEADDAVKAIVLISRKDNFIAGADIKAFAIEQPGAFRPIQALGHRALLRLERSAKPCVAAIHGACMGLGTELALACRGRIASNHPTTRLALPEVRLGLFPGGGGTQRLPRQVGIQRALDMMLTGRNVYAHQARKMGLVDDLVDRHKLHHAATVYATRLAAGDAPRSPRRSLMDRLLEDNPLGRSILFSQARKRALRESRGNYPAVPAILDCVETGYKRGVDAGYERELELFEPLLLSPESRAMRGLFFAVTENKKTPHPDLVRPVQTLAVVGAGFMGAGIAEVSLMQDMEVVLKDIREDVLANARSAMWRELEKKVRYHALTPIEAEETLGRLRGQLSYEGFDQVDLAIEAVVERMDVKQIVIADILAKARNDMILASNTSSLSITEMAEATDRPECVIGMHYFSPVTRMPLLEIVRTAYTADWVLATGYAVGIRQGKTCIVVKDSPGFYVNRILAPYMNEALLLLDEGAGIDAIDRALQQKGFPVGPLRLFDEVGLDIASHVVQSSETLFAHRPGFVVSRAVVAMHEAGRLGKKNGSGFYRYDKRKSRRRGVDPTAYTFFKGKGDATWAVDVLQDRPLMLMLNEAVRCLAEGVIEKAVDGDLGAVMGIGFPPFTGGPFRYIDAAGAAAVVSRMEELQQTYGRRFEPVPRLRDMAAQGARFYPT